In Spirochaeta thermophila DSM 6578, the DNA window CAGAAGCTTCTGCAGGATATGGGGGACCAGAAGGGGAAGAAGGCTCACCTCCAGGAGGAGAGGCGAGCCTTTCGGACTGAGTACTGGAGGCTCTTTGAGGCAGGAGGGAAGGAGGAGGCAGAGGAAGCGTTCGAGGCATTCGTGAAGAAGTGGGCGACGAAGGCCCCCCGGATGACGGCTGCTCTCCTGTGGCGGAAGGAGCGGCTCTTCTCCTATCTGGAGTTACCCTATGAGTGGAAGGAGAAGGTGAGGACGAGCAACCTTGCGGAGAACATGTTTCGGCACATGAGAAGCTTTCTACGGAGGTATCCTGGGTATATGAGCCGTGCCCATGCAGATGAGGTGGTAGGCCTCTACGTGGTGGGCATGCAGGTGATACAAGAGGTGGGGAGATGCACCCCTTATCAACTCCAGCTCAATTTCAACACTCCCCCTTGACAGTGCCGAATCCCGGAAGGGGTTGACGCAATGTGCCGGTTTCTGTATATTTCTCTACACAATACCGCAGGGTAGAGCAGTTGGCAGCTCGTCGGGCTCATAACCCGAAGGTCGGAGGTTCGAGTCCTCCCCCTGCTAACACCGGCGCTGAGTGCGCCGGTTTTTTTCTGCCCTTTCCCCTCAGCGTTGACCAACCTCTTCTCCTGCAGTATCTTCTTGTACGAGCAACACTCTACCCAAAAAGGCAGGCCGCACATGAAACCAGGGACGCGTACACTCCTCATCGTCGCAGGGATTATCCTTCTTATAGTCCTCTCTCTCTACGGATGTGTGGTAGGTACCTACAACAACCTGGTCCAGCTTGAGGAAGGGGTGAAGGCGCAGTGGGCACAGGTGGAAAACGTCTACCAGCGGCGGGCCGACCTCATCCCCAACCTCGTGGCCACGGTGAAGGGATACGCCTCACACGAGCGGGAGACCCTGGAGGCAGTGGTGCAGGCCCGCAGCAAGGTGGGATCCCTCACCCTCGACTCCTCAGTGATAGAAGACACACAGAAGTTCGAGGCCTTCCAGCAGGCCCAGGCTGAGCTGAGTAGCACCCTCTCGCGCCTCCTCGTGGTGGTGGAGCGCTACCCGGAGCTTAAGGCCAACGAAAACTTCCTGGCCCTTCAGGCTCAGCTCGAGGGAACCGAAAACCGCATCGCAGTGGAACGCCGCAGGTACAACGAGGTTGCCCAGCGCTTCAACACCGCCATACGCCGTTTCCCCGCGGTGATCATCGCCAACATGTTCGGATTCAAAGAAAAGGCCTACTTTAAGGCAGAAGCGGGGGCCGAGAAGGCACCCGTGGTGAATTTCGACTGATCTCTCCGGGGAGATACCGTGGCCAAGATACGCACGCTCATACCCATAGCTGCACTCTCATGTCTCCTGTTCGGATTCACCCTCCCCGATACCCCGGCAGGGAGGGTGAACGACTTCGCCGACATCCTCTCACCACAGACAGAGCAGGAACTGGAAGCGCTTCTCCTGAGATACGAGCAGACCACCACCAATCAGCTCGTGGTCGTCACCGTTCCGTCCCTGGAGGGACAGTCCATTGAAGAATACTCCATACGCCTGGCAGAGAAGTGGAAGATAGGTCAGAAAGAGAAAGATAACGGGATCATCCTACTGGTCGCACCTCAGGAGAGACGGGTGCGCATCGAAGTGGGATATGGACTCGAACCGGTCCTCACCGACGCCACCTGTGCACTCATCATCCAGCGGTACATCATCCCCGCATTTAAGGAGGGCAACTACGACATCGGGGTGAGGCAGGGGGTGGAAAAGGTCATCGCCGCCACTGTGGACGGCGATGACCTTGAGAAGATCTTCTCTGGCTACACACCGATGGCGCGAGGCACCCCATCCACACTCGAGGATCCCGTCCTGTGGGGAGTGATCCTCTTCCTTGGTGCGGTCTTCCTCATACTCATCCTCGACTCCCGGAGAAGCGCTCACAGCATCCGCGGAAGGAGGCGGAGAAGCCCAGGGATCTACTGGATAGGATTCGGCGGCAGATCCGGAGGCGGCTTCTGGGGAGGTGGTGGTGGCTTCTCCGGGGGTGGGGGAGGCTTTGGCGGAGGAGGTGCCAGTGGCAGTTGGTAGGGAACGACCCCTTGATCCGAGACGATTTCTCACAAAGGAAGAACAGGAGGCAGTGGTCCGGGCCATCGAAGAGGTGGAACAACGATCCACCTGCGAGATACGCGTCCACATTGCGAAAGAGGTAAAACGCGGCGATGTCCTCCAGGAGGCAATAAACACATTCAACAAGCTCGGCATGTACAAGACGGCACAACGGACAGGCGTGCTCTTCTTCCTGGCTATCAAAAACCGCGCATTCGCCATCATCGGGGACAAGGGGATTCACGAAAAGGCCGGAGAAGGGTTCTGGAAAGAGGCAGCACACACCATGGAAGAGTATTTCACGCGGGGCGAGTTCGGTGAAGGTCTTGTTGCAGGGATACAAGCGGTGGGAAAGCTGCTCGAAACCTATTTCCCCATCACACCCGATGATACCAATGAACTGCCCAACGAGATTTCCTTCGAGTGAGTGGGGGAAGGCCTCAAGAAGGTGAGACCTCTCAGGCCTCTTCGTTGACCTGCTCCCCCACCCCCTCTTCCCTTACCTCCTCAGAAACCTCGACGTTCTCCTGGGGCTCCGGAGGGGCCTCCGGAATCTCGGGCACGATCGGCACCGCATCTACAGGTCGAATGGGATCCGTCATGACCGGCCTCCTGCCTATGGTGTAAGGGAAATCCTTTCCCCTATGTTAAATATCGGCACAAGGGCCTGAAAAGACAAATCTCAGAGGAAGTCCTCCCGCTGAGGAGAGAAGACGTCCAGGAGCCGGGTCGCCTCGAGTGCCTCTGCCGAGTGAGGAGCCTCGGGCGGGATATAGATGGAATCACCCTTCTCGAGGACAACATCTTCTCCCTCAACCGTGAGCTTGAGCCTCCCTTCCATGACATAGGTAGCCTGCTCATGAGGATGTGTGTGGACCGCGGCCTTCGCCCCTTTTTCGAACCATACCTCGACCAGCATGAGACCTCCGCCGTGTGCTCGTATCGCCCTTTTCACCCCGGGGGAGACCTCCACCGGGGTCGTGCCTGAGCCGGTATAAAAGTTCATACACCCTCCATCAGTAAGCACTATTTGGTCCATAATAGCCGACTATGTAATATATTTCAATACTATGAAAAAAAAACGAAAGTCATAACGAAAGTCATTTTTCGTTGACAGTCGGTAGTAATCAGTTTATGATATCACCATACCACATTCGAAAGGAGAGGATATGAGACGACAGAACATCACCCTGTCCAACATCATAGTGGTACTGATACTGGCCGTCGTGCTCCTCCTCGGAGGATGCGCGAAGAAGGAGAAGCCGCAAGAGACCACTGCCGAGGCACCCCAGCAGGTGGTCCTCCGCCTCGCCGAGACCCATCCGCCTGACTATCCCACCACCAAGGGGGACTACAAGTTCGCCGAACTCGTGAAAGAACGAACGAACGGCAGGATAGTCATCGAGGTGTATCCAAGTTCCCAGTTGGGTGAGGAAAAGGCGGTCATCGAACAGGTCCAGTTCGGATCCATCGATCTCACCCGGGTGAGCATCGCACCCGTGGGGGCATTCGTTCCGATCCTCAACGCACTCCAGCTCCCCTATCTCTATAGGGACTCCGATCACATGTGGAAGGTGCTCAAGGGAGACATCGGCAAGGAACTCCTCAAGTCCGTGGAAGATGCGGGATTCATCGGCTTCGGGTGGTTCGAGGCCGGAGCGAGAAGCTTCTACA includes these proteins:
- a CDS encoding TPM domain-containing protein, producing MAVGRERPLDPRRFLTKEEQEAVVRAIEEVEQRSTCEIRVHIAKEVKRGDVLQEAINTFNKLGMYKTAQRTGVLFFLAIKNRAFAIIGDKGIHEKAGEGFWKEAAHTMEEYFTRGEFGEGLVAGIQAVGKLLETYFPITPDDTNELPNEISFE
- a CDS encoding cupin domain-containing protein, producing the protein MNFYTGSGTTPVEVSPGVKRAIRAHGGGLMLVEVWFEKGAKAAVHTHPHEQATYVMEGRLKLTVEGEDVVLEKGDSIYIPPEAPHSAEALEATRLLDVFSPQREDFL
- a CDS encoding LemA family protein — encoded protein: MKPGTRTLLIVAGIILLIVLSLYGCVVGTYNNLVQLEEGVKAQWAQVENVYQRRADLIPNLVATVKGYASHERETLEAVVQARSKVGSLTLDSSVIEDTQKFEAFQQAQAELSSTLSRLLVVVERYPELKANENFLALQAQLEGTENRIAVERRRYNEVAQRFNTAIRRFPAVIIANMFGFKEKAYFKAEAGAEKAPVVNFD
- a CDS encoding TPM domain-containing protein, with protein sequence MAKIRTLIPIAALSCLLFGFTLPDTPAGRVNDFADILSPQTEQELEALLLRYEQTTTNQLVVVTVPSLEGQSIEEYSIRLAEKWKIGQKEKDNGIILLVAPQERRVRIEVGYGLEPVLTDATCALIIQRYIIPAFKEGNYDIGVRQGVEKVIAATVDGDDLEKIFSGYTPMARGTPSTLEDPVLWGVILFLGAVFLILILDSRRSAHSIRGRRRRSPGIYWIGFGGRSGGGFWGGGGGFSGGGGGFGGGGASGSW